In Ruminiclostridium papyrosolvens DSM 2782, the following proteins share a genomic window:
- a CDS encoding DUF3788 domain-containing protein — MWSELYSSNNKPTFENVSDFINNSLWDELCVYVENTYSTSPNMEFSNCSMQKGWNIKYKKSSKSLCTLYPMDGYFFALVVIGKKELPEANIVIPTCSPYTQNLFSVTPSSNIGKWLMLEVRDKSAQEDVKKLIQLRVKPLNKRQV, encoded by the coding sequence ATGTGGAGTGAACTTTATAGCTCAAATAATAAACCTACATTTGAAAATGTCAGCGATTTTATTAATAATTCGCTATGGGACGAGCTCTGTGTATATGTGGAAAATACTTATTCCACATCACCTAATATGGAATTCAGTAACTGTTCTATGCAAAAAGGCTGGAATATAAAGTACAAAAAGAGCAGCAAGTCACTGTGTACTCTTTATCCAATGGATGGCTACTTTTTTGCCCTTGTTGTTATCGGTAAGAAGGAACTGCCTGAGGCAAATATTGTTATTCCAACTTGCAGCCCCTACACTCAAAACTTGTTTTCAGTGACACCTTCTTCTAATATTGGTAAATGGCTCATGCTTGAAGTCAGAGATAAATCTGCACAAGAAGATGTAAAGAAACTAATACAGTTACGTGTAAAGCCATTAAATAAGCGACAAGTTTAA